A window of the Oncorhynchus kisutch isolate 150728-3 linkage group LG12, Okis_V2, whole genome shotgun sequence genome harbors these coding sequences:
- the LOC109901060 gene encoding sodium/hydrogen exchanger 9B2, producing the protein MMEDDQPKSNPPTPSPLLDLEHSDGASLVSNHAEFLGVNQIQVVVSRSSTPHVTEETYFIPRNPVVDAGTNTDPPVICCGRLRRECPCPPRGLLSSLITKVLIALVLFGVVWSITEKECLPGGNLFGITVLFICSVTGGKLVGLIQLPKLPPFPPLLGMLLTGFLLRNIPVVTDAVYIDFRWSASLRNIALAVILVRAGLGLDGSALKKLSMVCARVGMGPCIIEACTVAIVSHFLMGLPWNWGFILGFVLGAVSPAVVVPSMLLLQKDGYGLEQGIPTLLMAAGSFDDILAITGFTTCMGMAFATGSMWYNLLRGILEVGGGMVAGVLLGFLLRYFPSKDQDNVVMKRSFLLLGLSVFAVFGSNVAGFPGSGGLCTLVLAFLAGLGWRRSKVPVEDIVGIAWEVFQPLLFGLIGAEIQISELDKNTVGLGIGSLAIGLLVRVLFTFVCVLCAGFNFKEKLFIALAWLPKATVQAAIGSTALDMARTKEDKELEKYGMDVLTVAVLSILLTAPIGALVIGLTGPRLLQKPKNPAWEREQSGTMTESPITYESTL; encoded by the exons ATGATGGAGGACGACCAGCCCAAGTCGAATCCACCTACACCTTCTCCCTTGCTGGACCTAGAACACAGTGACGGAGCCTCGCTAGTATCGAACCATGCAGAG TTCCTGGGTGTGAACCAGATTCAGGTGGTGGTGAGCCGGAGCTCCACCCCCCATGTCACGGAGGAGACCTACTTCATCCCCCGTAACCCGGTGGTGGATGCGGGCACCAACACCGACCCCCCGGTCATCTGCTGTGGCAGGCTCCGCCGGGAATGCCCCTGCCCGCCCCGAggcctcctgtcctccctcatcACCAAGG tccTCATTGCGTTAGTGCTGTTTGGCGTGGTGTGGTCCATCACAGAGAAGGAGTGTCTGCCGGGGGGGAACCTGTTCGGCATCACCGTGCTCTTCATCTGTTccgtcaccgggggcaaactggtGGGCCTCATACAGCTGCCCAAACTGCCTCCCTTTCCCCCGTTACTGG GTATGCTATTGACGGGCTTCCTGCTGCGTAATATCCCCGTGGTAACGGACGCCGTGTACATCGACTTCCGATGGTCTGCCTCCCTGAGGAACATTGCCCTCGCTGTCATCCTGGTCCGAGCAGGCCTGGGATTGGACGGCTCG GCTCTGAAGAAGCTGAGTATGGTGTGTGCGCGCGTGGGAATGGGACCCTGCATCATCGAGGCCTGCACCGTCGCCATCGTCTCCCACTTCCTCATGGGCTTGCCCTGGAACTGGGGATTCATCCTAGG ATTTGTGCTGGGAGCCGTGTCCCCGGCCGTGGTGGTTCCCTCCATGCTGCTGCTGCAGAAGGACGGCTACGGCTTGGAGCAGGGCATCCCTACCCTCCTCATGGCCGCCGGCAGCTTCGACGACATCCTGGCCATCACCGGCTTCACCACCTGCATGGGCATGGCCTTCGCCACCG GCTCCATGTGGTACAACCTGCTGAGAGGTATACTGGAGGTGGGAGGGGGAATGGTAGCTGGGGTACTGCTGGGATTTCTGCTGCGCTACTTTCCCAGCAAAGACCAG GACAACGTCGTGATGAAGCGCTCATTCCTGCTGCTGGGCCTGTCGGTGTTTGCCGTGTTTGGCAGCAACGTGGCCGGCTTCCCCGGCTCGGGGGGCCTCTGCACCCTGGTCCTTGCCTTCCTGGCTGGCCTAGGCTGGAGAAGATCAAAG GTCCCTGTGGAGGACATAGTGGGTATTGCCTGGGAAGTGTTCCAGCCACTGCTCTTTGGCCTGATCGGGGCTGAGATCCAAATCTCAGAGCTGGACAAAAACACTGTCG GCCTGGGCATAGGCTCTCTGGCCATTGGTCTGCTGGTGCGTGTTCTCTTCACCTTCGTCTGTGTGCTGTGTGCCGGCTTCAACTTCAAAGAGAAGCTCTTCATCGCTCTGGCCTGGCTACCCAAAGCCACCGTACAG GCGGCCATCGGCTCCACAGCGCTGGACATGGCCCGCACCAAGGAGGATAAGGAGCTGGAAAAGTACGGCATGGACGTGCTGACAGTGGCCGTGCTCTCCATCCTGCTCACCGCCCCCATAGGGGCCCTGGTCATCGGACTCACAGGACCTCGCCTGCTGCAGAAACCAAAGAACCCTGCCTGGG AGCGGGAGCAAAGCGGAACTATGACCGAGTCCCCAATCACCTACGAGAGTACCCTCTGA
- the LOC109901061 gene encoding CDGSH iron-sulfur domain-containing protein 2A, whose protein sequence is MVLETISRIIKIQLPAYLKKLPLPETIGGFARLTVSDWLRLLPLLGILALLGYLTIRPFLPKKKKQKDSLINLKIQKENPKVVNEIDIEDLKRTNVCYCRCWRSKTFPVCDKSHIKHNELTGDNVGPLILKKKIL, encoded by the exons ATGGTTTTAGAAACGATTTCAAGGATCATAAAAATCCAGCTTCCAGCCTACCTCAAGAAGCTCCCCCTTCCCGAAACGATTGGAGGATTTGCGAGGTTAACAG TCTCTGACTGGCTCCGGTTGCTGCCTCTCCTGGGAATCTTGGCCCTGCTGGGCTACCTCACCATCAGGCCCTTCCTGcccaagaagaagaagcagaaggacAGCCTGATCAACCTGAAGATCCAGAAGGAGAACCCCAAAGTGGTCAACGAGATCGATATTGAGGACTTGAAGAGAACAAACGTCTGCTACTGCCGCTGTTGGCGCTCCAAAACG TTTCCTGTTTGTGACAAATCACACATAAAGCACAACGAGTTGACTGGAGACAACGTGGGGCCTCTCATACTCAAGAAGAAGATATTATAA